From a region of the Basfia succiniciproducens genome:
- a CDS encoding peptide ABC transporter ATP-binding protein, which translates to MSESIKQATPLLEAVNLKKYYPVKKGLFAKPQLVKALDGVSFCLEKGQTLAVVGESGCGKSTLGRLLTMIETPTDGELYYNGQNFLENDKTTQKLRRQKIQIVFQNPYGSLNPRKKIGSILEEPLVINTDLTALQRKARVLEIMAKVGLRAEFYHRYPHMFSGGQRQRIAIARGLMLQPDIVVADEPVSALDVSVRAQVLNLMMDLQKEMGLSYVFISHDLSVVEHIADQVMVMYLGRCVEQGRVEAIFKNPRHPYTQALLSATPRLSPKLRSERIKLEGELPSPLNPPKGCAFHTRCRLATERCKQEQPLLKDYSDGTRIACFMVE; encoded by the coding sequence ATGTCTGAATCGATAAAACAAGCGACACCATTGCTTGAGGCCGTAAATCTAAAAAAATATTATCCGGTCAAAAAAGGTCTGTTTGCTAAACCTCAACTGGTTAAAGCCTTAGATGGCGTATCTTTTTGTTTGGAAAAAGGGCAAACCTTGGCGGTGGTAGGCGAGTCCGGCTGCGGTAAATCCACCTTAGGGCGCCTGTTGACCATGATCGAAACGCCCACTGACGGCGAGCTTTATTATAACGGTCAAAACTTTTTGGAAAATGATAAAACTACACAAAAACTGCGCCGTCAAAAGATTCAGATTGTGTTCCAAAACCCTTATGGTTCTTTGAATCCGCGAAAAAAAATCGGTTCTATTTTAGAAGAACCGCTGGTGATTAATACGGACTTGACGGCGCTACAGCGCAAAGCCCGGGTACTGGAAATTATGGCAAAAGTAGGGCTGCGGGCGGAATTTTATCATCGTTATCCTCATATGTTTTCCGGCGGGCAACGTCAGCGTATCGCCATTGCCCGCGGGTTAATGTTGCAGCCTGATATTGTGGTTGCCGATGAACCTGTTTCCGCGTTAGATGTTTCGGTGCGCGCTCAAGTGCTGAATTTGATGATGGATTTACAGAAAGAAATGGGCTTGTCTTATGTGTTTATTTCTCACGATCTTTCCGTTGTAGAACATATTGCGGATCAGGTTATGGTGATGTATTTAGGGCGTTGTGTCGAACAGGGAAGAGTTGAGGCGATTTTTAAAAATCCCCGCCATCCTTATACGCAGGCGCTTCTTTCCGCCACACCTAGATTATCGCCAAAATTGCGTTCGGAACGAATCAAATTAGAAGGTGAATTGCCAAGTCCGCTCAATCCGCCAAAAGGTTGTGCTTTCCATACGCGTTGTCGTTTAGCGACAGAACGTTGTAAACAGGAACAACCTTTATTGAAAGATTATTCCGACGGTACGCGAATTGCCTGTTTTATGGTGGAATAA
- the dppD gene encoding dipeptide ABC transporter ATP-binding protein has product MSLLNVNQLSVHFGDGKAPFKAVDRISYSVNKGEVLGIVGESGSGKSVSSLAIMGLIDYPGRVSAEALSFDGVDLLSLNEKQKRKIVGADVSMIFQDPMTSLNPCYTVGYQIMEALKAHQGGSKKECRERTVELLKLVGIPAPESRLDVYPHQLSGGMSQRVMIAMAIACKPRLLIADEPTTALDVTIQAQIVDLLLTLQKQENMALILITHDLALVAEAAHRIIVMYAGQVVEEGRAEEIFKRPKHPYTQALLRSLPEFAEGKSRLQSLQGVVPGKYDRPQGCLLNPRCPYATEHCRRVEPDLIQLGEGKVKCHTPLNAQGEPSNV; this is encoded by the coding sequence ATGTCATTATTAAATGTAAACCAACTTTCCGTTCATTTTGGTGATGGAAAAGCCCCTTTTAAAGCGGTAGATCGTATTAGTTATTCGGTCAATAAGGGCGAAGTGTTGGGCATTGTGGGGGAATCCGGTTCCGGTAAATCCGTCAGTTCTCTGGCAATTATGGGGTTGATTGATTATCCGGGGCGGGTATCCGCAGAAGCTTTATCTTTTGACGGCGTGGATTTGTTAAGTTTAAATGAAAAACAAAAACGAAAAATAGTAGGTGCCGATGTGTCGATGATTTTTCAGGATCCTATGACCAGCCTAAATCCTTGTTATACCGTGGGTTATCAGATTATGGAAGCGCTGAAGGCACATCAGGGCGGCAGCAAAAAAGAATGTCGAGAACGAACCGTCGAGTTATTAAAATTGGTCGGTATTCCCGCTCCCGAGTCCCGTTTAGATGTTTATCCGCACCAACTTTCCGGTGGAATGTCGCAACGGGTGATGATTGCCATGGCGATCGCCTGTAAACCTAGATTATTAATTGCCGACGAACCGACAACGGCACTGGACGTAACTATTCAGGCACAAATCGTCGATTTGTTGTTAACTTTGCAAAAGCAAGAAAATATGGCATTGATTCTGATCACTCATGATCTGGCGTTAGTAGCGGAAGCCGCCCATCGTATTATTGTGATGTATGCCGGACAGGTAGTCGAAGAAGGGCGGGCGGAAGAAATTTTCAAACGGCCGAAACATCCTTATACCCAGGCACTATTGCGTTCGTTGCCCGAATTTGCCGAAGGTAAATCCCGATTGCAGTCTTTACAGGGTGTCGTACCGGGAAAATACGACAGGCCACAAGGCTGTTTATTAAATCCTCGTTGCCCTTACGCAACGGAACATTGCCGTCGGGTTGAACCGGATTTGATTCAATTGGGTGAAGGCAAGGTAAAATGCCATACCCCGTTAAACGCACAAGGAGAACCGAGCAATGTCTGA